A region of the Melanotaenia boesemani isolate fMelBoe1 chromosome 6, fMelBoe1.pri, whole genome shotgun sequence genome:
CAGAGCAATGGGAATAGCCTATTTGCACAAAATGAGTTATTTGTCTTGAATTAATGTTATATTGAAGCAAACATATTAGAGGGACCAAACAGAAGACATCTGGCTAAATGTAGGCTATTAGAAATATGAAGACACATCAAATAAGTGTTAATGATAAAAGTAGCAGTAGTTGTGCATACATACGGTAAATTATGATGTGTTAAACATTTGCCTGGCTGTGTAGGCCTGTTCCTGCTGCTTTAGCAGCCATATAAGAATTGACGAAAaggaaagtaaagaaatgagaaTGGAAGGGATGATTCACTTTCATGAATATCCATAAGAACTAGATCCTGTGTCACAAATGACCCTCCTTCTCAGGCTGCTGCTGATCTGAGTTCGTAACGTTAACCAGTGGTTGTAAGCGTAAGTGACTGATAGTGACGGTGTAGTGACGTGGTGGTTTGGTGCTGTAGTTTTGCCATCTCGGTTTCAAAACAACAACTACAGGTTCCTTGAACGATACTGAAGACGTTTATAAAGAAGAGTCCTATCCTGCGGTTTATAGAGAAAATTCTAATGTAGCTCAATATTATTTAATGAAgcttaacataaaaaatagcTTATTTACAAGTACGAAAATGTTGACATGTTGTGCGTGTTCCAATTCAATGCCTATGTGTTCTCTATTATTCACTGGCTTGCAAACTAAATACTGTCACATTTTgttacatacagactacattTGACTTAAATGAACAAGACGAAATAGAAACAGATAAAGAGAATCCGTGGGAGGAAGTGGGGCTCCCTGTTTACATCTCTGTCTTACAGTTTCCAGGCTGACAAAGTCAGACCGCATCAAAGTGTGGCTTAAAGCTGAAGTCACATGATTAGCAGAGGAACTACCTAATACTCCACCTACATCAACACCCACGGGCTCATATATATACCTCATCACCcaaagtctgaaaaacacaAGAGAGAAGACTTTACCAAAGAGAAAGACAGACTTCAGTGggtggaaaaaaagattaattaagtGAAGTTTGAGGATTTATTTCAACAGCAGCTAGAAGACTGAAGCAACAATAATGATATTGTTAGAGAGTATCATCTTTGGGGTGATTACATACCTTATGACAGGtaattttattacaaattttaacacaattatgaACAAAAGTGCATCTATTTCAGTTTTCTGGTGTTTCTTCTTCAGAAATGAATGTAAATTGTATTGTCTGTTCTCCAGCAGCTAGATGCGAGGTAACTGAGGTGTTCGCTGAAGTGAATTCCCAGGCTGTTCTACCGTGTAAATGCAGAAATGACCCCTGCCATCCAGCTGACATAATCTGGAACAAACACAACCAAGGGTGAGAGGCAACTTATGTTACTCCTCACTTCTCTCAGCCACTCTACACTTCTGCTCCTCCATCCAGCCCTAAGCACTACAAAATCCATGTTCTTCTCCTTTCACTTCAAACTTAAGACTTTTGCCTTCATGTCCATGACACTGGATTGTTGTTCTGATACACCTTCTCCACAGCACTGTTTGGAGAAAGCAAAGCAGCGGTTTGCAGTATGTGGGCTCTAGCTGGTTACAGAAGGATGGCCCTCGTGTGCAATGCCAACACTCCCATTTCCAAAGTGGCGACTACAGTCTGCAAATCAACAGTGTGAAAGCGGAGGATGCAGGACTTTACTCTTGCAGAATTAGACTTGGAACTCATGCTTTTCAAAACCATGATGTCATGCTCAGGATTATAAAAGGTAAGAAGCTgatatcttttttgtttgtttgtttgtttttttttagcatttttctgCCAACACTTAGGTAGTGAACACTCAGTGACTTCATGATAGTTAGGGTTTTAAACTCTTTTGTGGTTGAATTATTTGTTGTATAAAATGAGACTGAGTGTGGAAGTCCCTGTAAATACCTTCACAAATCTGTTATTCTAAACGACAGTATTCAAGTTGTAATCATCCACTAGGATATACCAACACTGGTtaatttatatgtttgtttgtggAGATGCTGtaattaacttattttatcTCATCCTTGCTTGTTTCCTGAACAGTGTCTACCTCTCCACCAGCCCCTTTAAGTGGAGATGATGTGCTAATCAACTGTAGTGTGACACCTTGGCCTACAAATGCTTTGGTGCAGTGGAAGTTGAACAATAATTCATTCGTGAGTCAGAATGGAGTTGGAATGGTTGTTAAAGAAAAGGCAACTGAGGGAATGACAGGAAAATGGACCTGTGTCATTTCCTACAACAGTAATGTGTGGCATGCCTCAACAACTCTGTCAGTGAACGGTGAGATACTGAACTGGAAAAGTGAGAAATTATGAGAAGCTGGTAgataatgtgttttaaatatgAACTTTTCCCCCCATACAGGAATCATTCAGCCAGCAAAAGATGATACAAAGATGTACGCTGCAGTGGGGTCCACGTTAACTCTCCCCTGTGTGTTCTCACCTGGTTTGTTTCCACTGGGAATAGTCTGGACGAAGCTGAATAAAAGCAATCACAACCTCGACAGCCGTCACCCTCCTTCATCAACCTGGATTAAATCCATTAAAATCAATGTGGTTTTGTTTGAGGATCAGGGCAAGTACAGATGTACTGGGACTGTAAAAGGACAAACACTGGCTCGCACCATGCAGCTTGTTGTTGCTAAAGGTCAGTTTATACACTTCAGCTGGAGGAAAATTTGACTTTATCTTAATGATTGTTTTTCtatgaaataattttattcatgtttattcCTTAGTTGTCCAGTCAAAGAAGGAAAACTCTGTGATGCTGACCTGCCAACTGAGCGACGCAAGTGAGGTGACAGAATACGAGTGGATTCGTGTGACTGTTGACATCAATGGCACAGAAACATTTGGGCCTGTCCTGAAGGGACAGACAGTTGTGTTAAAGGAGAACTCGGGTGATTGGACATGTCGTTATTATGGAAAAAATGGCATTTTGGGGAATGTAACGTACCAAGTCCCACTAATGAGTAAGTAATCTCTTTTAgctttttatgctttaaaatatGCTACAAACATTTGTGCATGAAAAAGGTCACAGCTGACAGTTGTTTCGTTGCTCTTGTGCAGGTGGTCAAAGTGGACAAAAATCATCTCATGTCTCAAGCAACGTTGGTACTGTAATTGGGCTCAGCTTTCTCCTGGCCATTCTGCTGCTGATCCTGGCTCAGATGTACAAAAATCACAGAagggtaagaaaaaaatatatatattgtcgTCAACTTTATAGAAAAACtagcttttttttactttttttttttttaccaaaatttaacatcttagaaaaaaaaaaacatgcatgaatCTTGAAAATGCTCTCCATGACTcctgaaggaaaaataaaaaactttgtcacagtaaaatgaagaatacaaaaaaatgaaataatatgtGCACCTTAATAAATTATCTCTTGACTAAATATGTATACATGTCTTCTCCACAGAGGCAAAGAATTTTGCAGTACCCTGCCCTGGAGACAATCGTTCACACCATCTCCAATGAGCGGGAGGAGAGGGAAAGGAACCGAGTGAAGAAGTAAAGACTAATTAAAAATGAAGTGCTAATATGAAACGAAATCAGTAACTGCTTTCAACATGTTGGCAGATTTTTCTTTGCAcagtttttgtaaatattttcagaGTTGTTGtatcatttactttttaaagaaaactattATACCATTTCAAACTGTAATTATACtttatttcagctgtaaatATTCTTTATTGCTCCATATGAGCCTTATTGCATGTTGGGAACAAAATAAAGTGCActtaacagaaataaatgtggctttatttcttatATACAATCACAATCCTTCTGCTTAAAGAGAGAGGGACATCAcaactgataaataaaatataaactaacttagaaaatgtttttaaaaaactggCTACATATATGTGTTTATCTAAATATGTTAcactattttttattaattacaaatgactttttaattatcatttcaGACGATAAAGTTTATTATTCTACATCCCAAACTATTTGTGCAAAGATCActatgtgttttctgtttgcaaaGCTCCTTGTCTTCTTTTATGTGCTGCAGTTTTTCCCTTTTCAGTTTCTTGATCAGAAATTCACATTCACAGACGTGGAGCTAACACTTAGTTGGTAGACTACAGAGCTACACCTGACTACACTCCCCGTCTTCTTGCTCTGATTCATTGAGACCCCAGTCGGCCAAAGATCGATTGATTCCCTCTAGAAGTCCTTCATCCGTGGGATTCAAGCAATCCATGACTTCATCAACATCAAAGCACCAGCCTGGCCAGTCCACGTTCACACCATCCGCAAAGAGAACACTAGAAGaggaagagacagagacaggaggTCAAAACTGGTCATTCcttcaaatttaaaattttaggtGAAGTTTTTTTACGAAAAcgacaaaaaataaattcaacaaaaaACAGTCAAGCAAGAAGTCTACTATCCTTGTACAACAAAACAGTGGAAAACAAGGTCTACACTGAAAGTTTACTTAAATTTAAGCAGATTAGAGTAAGCTCTAAAATACACCTGAGGTAAAACGGCAAGTGTAGATATCTTTTATTGTGTCTTCCACTTCTGAGGACttcactgttttctttgttgtcagagagtttattttaaaacactgcTCTAAATAGTTCAGGTCTAGAATAATTTCATATCTTCTGGTATGAAAAGACCGCTCAAGACATCGTTGACGACCTGATGCCGGTTAAAACTCAGCATGAAGAAcatgattttagtttttattcatcaAACGGCCAGAGAACTGCAGGTTTGCTGCAACGTCAAATCAAATTAGGACTTTCCTGTTCACATTTCattaatgtgtattttcttttcttttaaatttacattttgtttcatggttttcatgttttgtctGAAATATTTTGAATCGCTTAATGTTAATAACCTGCAGGCTATGAGTTACCCGCGAATCAATACAGTCTCAACCTCTAATACAtcattactttgttttgttgagtatagtttaatttaaattcagtaTAGTCAGTAACACATTACTTAATCTATCAAACGTATTCTTAGCGCATCTATCTGAAAATATGGACGAGTAGGGTAAGTTTAGTCAAACTAGTTCTTGTGCTAACTCAGTATTTACCAGATGATGTATACAATCCAAGTAATAGAAAAGTCAAGATGTTTGAAAATACAAACCTTTGCAttataaaaacaacactgactTAAACAGTGTTTGCATTAATACCTCAATAGATAACAGAAATTATGGACCAGCCACATCaagacatttttaatgtgtCTGTGTTAATGAAAACTTGGTGATTCTCAGTAAGTGTTGCAGTTAGAAAAATGAGCCATgcaataattttatatttccaTTCTAACAGAACAAGATGCACATGATCAGACCACAAAATGCATCTAAAACTGAAGCCAGTGGAAAAGTTGCTGTTACATGTTAATGCTGAACGACAGATTTGAGATGTCACTTGGTGTTTCCTCTTAAAAACTCATACTCTAGTAATTTCAGGACTAAACTTTTCTATAGTCACAGTATAACTTGAAGATAATTAAGTTctgcttaaaaagaaaaacagagtcTGTTAGAAATAACATTGTCATTTCATAACTATTTCTCTTTTGGGATTGTGGTTGTTTTCTTACATCTAAGGTACAAAACAAAGTTAATTTAATGGCTACTTGATGATGCATGTACATGTTAtgagtaatttttttaaagaagtcaGACAGTTTTAAGAGGAGGAGCTGATGCTgtgtgtgttgcattttgtaTTAATTATCTATTCATCTAACAAATAAAGAGATAATTGCAGTTATTActctttttcctgatgttgggaatgtatttttgacattttaaacttaAAGCCCTGTGTATTCTCCCTCCAGTTTAAAAAACGTCTTCAGATTAAGTCAGTTACAGCTTCACAGCTGTGGCACCAAATGTTAAAACCTCAGCTTTAATACACGCCTATTCGAAAGTAGGTCTTTGCATCTTTGTCTACAAAAATCTGAAAGACTCCTGCAAACATAATCATTTTAGCCCTTTATGATAAAGTGATACTGATGTTATCAGACTACATGTAGACTCTGTCTGCATGCAAGTTGTTGCACAGAAATGGACCACAAAGCCAACATTTAGTCAGAGTTGTGTTAGGCAGCCTCCTATGAATGTCCCTTGCTTGTAAACCTTCAAGAAATGGCCttggtttatttctttaaacCTTGAATACCTAAAATCTGTTCAGATATAATTTTTATTGCATATTTTTATATGCAATGCATATGTCATTGTTTACATGGTAAAGGAAAACAATCAGAACTAATTATTGCCATCAGTCAcgttattttctttaacatcaGTGTCAGTATTGTCCCGTATTTCTTATACATTAGCTAcgcttgtgttttttgtgtgatgcatttgtctcctttatttccTACTATGCATGGacaaaaatttattaaaataacaaacatacattaaccaaaaaatattttgattacACAAAGagtgttaaatgtgttaaacagGCCTTTGTCACACCAACCTGCTTGTCTTgtcatcttcatctccatctaCCAGCTGCTCCTTCCATCTTGTACTCACTGAGGGAGCCCTTTGTCTCACCAGCCCCACCTCCTCCAagtctgtgtctctgtctccaTCACTGGGTGGGGGTGAAGGTGTGGGGGTATATGAGGGGGAAGGAGGATACCTTGGCCGTAGATTAGCCACCTTTATGTtcttgtgtctttttatttcaaCCTTGTCTCTATCTCTTCTCTTGGCTCTTTTCAAAAGGCCCTCCAGAGGTGAAGGGCATTCATCTGGATTATATCCTGAGCTGGACATGTCCTCAGCTTGGGGTGATATGTACCAGGTACTAGAATGCTCATGACGCACGTGCTCTCCATCAACAATGATGTTGGGAATAGAAGAACTCCTTTGAGTTTTTAGTTTGGCATTTTTCTTCTGGAAGTTCTGATCTGACAGCTCAGATTCGGAAAAAGTTTGGAGATCAGGGGAAGCTCTGTGCTGCATATTCgcaaacatgacctggtttGGCTTTAGGGAGCCTAGTTTCAACACTTTGTGTGAAGTCTCTCTTCCAAAACCAGCAGGAAGAGAGTTTCTCTTCGTATTTAGGGTGAAGTCGGATTCTGAATTTGAGGAGCTGTTTGAAGCAGCCAAAGTCTGGCTTGAGTCCTGGAAGAACTGTTGTGACAGATGAATAGGGGGACCCTGATTTGTGCTGCTTGGCCTCCTTCTTTGTAACCCAGGTGATTTTAAGTCTTTTGAGAAGCTCCAAGCATCAGGAGAGGGCTCCATGTCAACAGACTGACCAGAGGAGGAGTTTCTCATAATGTCCTGGTTCACAGACAGCAAATCTGAATCTCTCCTTGTCAATAGTCCTCTTTCCAGTGATTTAAAGATCCCATCCCTGAAGTCTCTtggctgggaatgatgctgtaATGTGCTCTCTTCGTTTGTTGGGTAATCAACATCGGGTAATCCATCCATCAGAAGATTGTGAGGCCCAGTTCTGTTTTGTCTTAATGGATCAGCAGCTTTGTTGTGTGCAAATTGATCTGAATGAGGGACAGATTTCACACTGTGGTTCCACATCATGCTTTGCTCATTTCTCCTCCAAGTCTCAAAACTTTGGTCCTCTTCCTGCCAATGGTTTCTGTCCTTGTCTCTTCCAAATCTTGTGtctatctgtttattttgttttaatgttggtTGTCGACCTGCATCACGGTAAATGTTGCTCCGCTGGGAGCTCCGAAGAGTTAATCCAGTTTTGTACGTCAAAAACTCATCTGaatgttgatgttgttttgCTTCTTTAGATCCATTTATTGGATAATTCTTTATTGGTTCATCAACTAGTTCATCCTTTCCTCCTGAATGTGTGAAAGGTAGTTCTTCCATCTCCATTTTATCTGTCTTGGTCTCGGTGGCAGGGTTGGCCTCTAGCTGACGTACTCTCAAGTTTTCAAGTCTGTTGCTCTCTTGCTCTCTCAGACTCCTCAGTGCTTTCTGACAATGTAATACAgcagttaaaaaatgtttaataatggTTCAGTAcgtatacattttttaattctgtttttatagaaaaaagatAGGGTTGTGAGGAATACTGTCATTTCTTAGTTACTCCATCACATTTGTTTGCTCGAACAAAGCAAAGAATTGTTAGAAATGTCAGCTTTGTAAACAAGGCTCAGGACAGTTTGCCACATTTCACATGAATTTatacctcttttttttccaaattaaagattaaatgtagaaaaaatattaaaactgaatttattcaaaataattttcacaTTGAATATAATCTACAATCTGCTTCAAATTATCTATGCCTCTTGAGTCTTTTTTCTGCATTAGTTGTTCTGAACATCAGATTGGGtccaatccatccattttctatacttgtTTATTTCAGTGCAGGGTCGTGGGGGGTGTGGGGGAGCTCTcaggagcctattccagcagcAATTACggaagaggcagggtacaccctggacagatttCCCATCTATTGCTGTGGGACCATAAATATCTTGATGAAATCCATCCAGCAGACTATGACGATGTTGCTGATATGACTGAATCTAAACCAGATCTGGAAGTAATGTTAGTTTTTACCTTTGCCTGTTGGATGGTAGAGACCCATGTGGAGCAGCTATCTGAGGTGCTGGCTACAAGTATGAAAACATTCATCACACTCTGAAGCTCTCCTACTTCTACCAGAAGAAATGAATCTGTGAGAAGCAGAAATAAATTTGAGGATCAATCATTACATATTAAGACAACATCTAATTCTCTGccatcttgtaaaaaaaaaaacaaaaaa
Encoded here:
- the LOC121640988 gene encoding lymphocyte activation gene 3 protein-like isoform X2, translated to MILLESIIFGVITYLMTARCEVTEVFAEVNSQAVLPCKCRNDPCHPADIIWNKHNQGTVWRKQSSGLQYVGSSWLQKDGPRVQCQHSHFQSGDYSLQINSVKAEDAGLYSCRIRLGTHAFQNHDVMLRIIKVSTSPPAPLSGDDVLINCSVTPWPTNALVQWKLNNNSFVSQNGVGMVVKEKATEGMTGKWTCVISYNSNVWHASTTLSVNGIIQPAKDDTKMYAAVGSTLTLPCVFSPGLFPLGIVWTKLNKSNHNLDSRHPPSSTWIKSIKINVVLFEDQGKYRCTGTVKGQTLARTMQLVVAKVVQSKKENSVMLTCQLSDASEVTEYEWIRVTVDINGTETFGPVLKGQTVVLKENSGDWTCRYYGKNGILGNVTYQVPLMSGQSGQKSSHVSSNVGTVIGLSFLLAILLLILAQMYKNHRRRQRILQYPALETIVHTISNEREERERNRVKK
- the LOC121640988 gene encoding lymphocyte activation gene 3 protein-like isoform X1: MILLESIIFGVITYLMTAARCEVTEVFAEVNSQAVLPCKCRNDPCHPADIIWNKHNQGTVWRKQSSGLQYVGSSWLQKDGPRVQCQHSHFQSGDYSLQINSVKAEDAGLYSCRIRLGTHAFQNHDVMLRIIKVSTSPPAPLSGDDVLINCSVTPWPTNALVQWKLNNNSFVSQNGVGMVVKEKATEGMTGKWTCVISYNSNVWHASTTLSVNGIIQPAKDDTKMYAAVGSTLTLPCVFSPGLFPLGIVWTKLNKSNHNLDSRHPPSSTWIKSIKINVVLFEDQGKYRCTGTVKGQTLARTMQLVVAKVVQSKKENSVMLTCQLSDASEVTEYEWIRVTVDINGTETFGPVLKGQTVVLKENSGDWTCRYYGKNGILGNVTYQVPLMSGQSGQKSSHVSSNVGTVIGLSFLLAILLLILAQMYKNHRRRQRILQYPALETIVHTISNEREERERNRVKK
- the plekhg6 gene encoding uncharacterized protein plekhg6 isoform X1 gives rise to the protein MDPNKPSLSSKVSHVNNGGGNESVMEELVQRRSSVKGERQGDTETREPDDIDGTIAAEINNHRRGSADKHKLGTLGYQRRTKQKVVTGFTTLSKGSSSGAKPRAALKQVLFSQGVSEKTSEERGQLDVLKQDLGAYIVPESLKWRWKDESQGTTLEKSWTDLVQSHSTMPKMQKHQQEALWEFVHTELSYINKLKIIKDFVIAALLNFNQRGFLLEVTPELLFSNLPSILHTHQQFWQEVVFPMLQEVRQTGKPFDPMRLEAGCLQFHERFSVYHHYCWEEEDNLEFTRRQMEGNPQFFLFVQWIEAQPQCERMRLGDMQAKPHQRITKYPLLLKAVLKNTQEPHVQQTLKGMISSVNSFLESINDYMQLKDEELALSISAQRVEGYEVEGLNEEIDKYVREISQFDLTCPIRGVGPRVVRKLLLEENLKFRGRKDSKVEVVALLFSDVLLLTKIQKKGERLRVVRPPVALDRTDCISLKDGYSFLLVEVGELQSVMNVFILVASTSDSCSTWVSTIQQAKKALRSLREQESNRLENLRVRQLEANPATETKTDKMEMEELPFTHSGGKDELVDEPIKNYPINGSKEAKQHQHSDEFLTYKTGLTLRSSQRSNIYRDAGRQPTLKQNKQIDTRFGRDKDRNHWQEEDQSFETWRRNEQSMMWNHSVKSVPHSDQFAHNKAADPLRQNRTGPHNLLMDGLPDVDYPTNEESTLQHHSQPRDFRDGIFKSLERGLLTRRDSDLLSVNQDIMRNSSSGQSVDMEPSPDAWSFSKDLKSPGLQRRRPSSTNQGPPIHLSQQFFQDSSQTLAASNSSSNSESDFTLNTKRNSLPAGFGRETSHKVLKLGSLKPNQVMFANMQHRASPDLQTFSESELSDQNFQKKNAKLKTQRSSSIPNIIVDGEHVRHEHSSTWYISPQAEDMSSSGYNPDECPSPLEGLLKRAKRRDRDKVEIKRHKNIKVANLRPRYPPSPSYTPTPSPPPSDGDRDTDLEEVGLVRQRAPSVSTRWKEQLVDGDEDDKTSSVLFADGVNVDWPGWCFDVDEVMDCLNPTDEGLLEGINRSLADWGLNESEQEDGECSQV